The Citricoccus sp. K5 sequence GAGAGTGGATGATCTCCGCCTTGTAGAGGCCATTCACGGCTTCAGCCAGGGCGTTATCGTACGAATCCCCGACCGAACCGACCGACGCGGAGACACCGTAATCCGCCAGCGTGTCGGTATAGGCCAGACTGACGTACTGAACGCCTCTGTCCGAGTGATGCACCAACCGTCCGCCCCTCAGG is a genomic window containing:
- a CDS encoding integrase core domain-containing protein, giving the protein LRGGRLVHHSDRGVQYVSLAYTDTLADYGVSASVGSVGDSYDNALAEAVNGLYKAEIIHSRRVWPSVTAVEMATMDWVQWWNTRRLHESLDYRTPAEVEAAYTQQRTAAPAVV